A genomic stretch from Streptococcus oralis includes:
- a CDS encoding AzlD domain-containing protein, giving the protein MVSKYILMAIVFSGLVTWIPRMIPFILVKYKGLPAIVERFLKFLPVSIIFALILSSVVTGKVGSLPQIKWLDFLAVFPTAWVAFRYRNLVGTVLFGVVLIAVLRLVF; this is encoded by the coding sequence ATGGTCAGTAAGTATATTTTAATGGCAATCGTCTTTTCTGGATTGGTAACTTGGATTCCTCGTATGATTCCTTTCATCTTGGTTAAGTACAAGGGGTTGCCAGCTATCGTAGAGCGATTTTTGAAGTTTTTGCCTGTTTCTATTATCTTTGCCTTGATCCTTTCAAGCGTGGTGACAGGCAAGGTTGGGAGCCTTCCTCAAATCAAATGGCTGGACTTTTTAGCAGTCTTTCCAACGGCTTGGGTAGCCTTTCGCTACCGCAATCTAGTTGGCACAGTTCTTTTTGGAGTAGTCTTGATTGCAGTCTTGCGTCTGGTCTTTTAG
- a CDS encoding CPBP family intramembrane glutamic endopeptidase, whose protein sequence is MKKIISNYYFIIAVLLVIADQFFIRLLLHSDLAAGLSDFAYYLSDMMLNFLVVLLAIIVMVWSGKWQKINSRKFKGSYLFYSFLALLAFVIWNFLTFFIFPPTKNEIAYQLDVPTFTGATVFLMYFFCPVIAGPIFEEMIYRGLVMTALEKGKKWGLDVLGSAALFGVLHISNHGWVLTDFFFYMGGGLIFAVLFRVTKSIYWPIGLHIVYNGIGQILPLL, encoded by the coding sequence ATGAAAAAGATAATTTCTAACTACTACTTTATTATAGCCGTTTTACTTGTCATTGCTGACCAGTTCTTCATTCGTTTGCTTTTACATAGCGACCTTGCTGCTGGTCTATCTGACTTTGCCTATTATTTGTCGGATATGATGTTGAATTTTCTTGTGGTTCTGCTTGCTATTATTGTTATGGTTTGGTCAGGGAAATGGCAGAAAATCAATAGTAGAAAATTTAAGGGATCCTATCTTTTTTATTCCTTTCTAGCTCTTCTTGCTTTTGTTATTTGGAATTTCCTTACATTTTTTATTTTCCCACCTACCAAAAATGAAATTGCTTATCAACTGGATGTTCCTACTTTTACAGGAGCTACGGTATTTTTGATGTATTTTTTCTGTCCTGTGATTGCAGGTCCCATTTTTGAAGAAATGATTTATCGTGGGTTGGTGATGACCGCTCTGGAAAAAGGAAAGAAATGGGGACTGGATGTGCTTGGTTCTGCTGCTTTATTTGGAGTCTTACATATTAGTAACCATGGTTGGGTTTTAACAGACTTTTTCTTCTATATGGGTGGTGGTCTCATATTTGCAGTCTTATTTAGAGTGACAAAGTCCATTTATTGGCCTATTGGACTGCATATAGTCTACAATGGCATTGGTCAGATTTTACCGTTGCTGTAA
- a CDS encoding Rgg/GadR/MutR family transcriptional regulator, with translation MIEKQELGEFYKELRLARKLKQSDVACDGLTASQLSKFELGQSMLSADKLILAIQGINVTFDEFGHKLNNYQESPHMQIGRRIVDRFAHQDIAGLEQLLEEVEQEQMAQTYRRLNVIVIKDAIHSLDKNYPLEEEDSEFLTSYLYAIESWTWFELYLFCNTMPLLSNQDLIFLSTSLLEKSKEFKELVHNRLYMKSGYLNIISELMERKLFSYIPIFESELESMLRPYDVFEKLLWQFLKKMSVFLQTKGSNQKEIEHFIQSLQILENPQLSALFELRFQQYKELIDELEME, from the coding sequence ATGATTGAAAAACAGGAATTGGGAGAATTTTACAAGGAACTGCGCCTGGCGAGAAAACTCAAGCAGTCAGATGTGGCTTGTGATGGGCTGACAGCATCTCAGCTATCCAAGTTTGAATTAGGGCAGTCTATGCTGTCTGCGGATAAGCTCATACTAGCCATCCAAGGGATAAATGTGACCTTCGATGAGTTTGGGCACAAACTCAACAACTATCAAGAATCTCCACATATGCAGATTGGTAGAAGGATTGTGGATCGCTTTGCCCATCAAGATATTGCTGGCTTAGAGCAACTGTTGGAGGAAGTTGAGCAAGAACAGATGGCGCAGACCTATCGTCGTTTGAATGTTATTGTGATCAAGGATGCTATCCATTCCTTGGATAAAAACTATCCGCTAGAAGAAGAGGATAGTGAGTTTTTGACTAGCTATCTCTATGCTATTGAGTCTTGGACCTGGTTTGAACTCTATCTTTTTTGCAATACCATGCCCTTATTGAGTAATCAAGATCTGATCTTTTTATCAACCTCTTTACTTGAAAAGTCCAAGGAATTTAAAGAGTTAGTGCACAATCGACTGTATATGAAAAGTGGCTATCTGAATATCATATCAGAGCTCATGGAGCGTAAGCTTTTCTCTTACATCCCAATCTTTGAGTCCGAGTTGGAGAGCATGCTTCGTCCGTATGATGTTTTTGAGAAATTATTGTGGCAATTTTTAAAGAAGATGAGTGTTTTCCTGCAAACTAAGGGAAGCAATCAAAAAGAGATTGAACACTTTATCCAATCTCTGCAAATATTAGAAAATCCACAATTATCAGCACTTTTTGAACTGCGTTTTCAGCAGTACAAAGAACTTATCGATGAGCTAGAAATGGAATGA
- a CDS encoding amino acid ABC transporter substrate-binding protein: MKKIVKYSSLAALGLVAAGVLAACSGGEKKDAASGEATSGKKEIVVATNGSPKPFIYEENGELTGYEIEVVRAIFKDSDKYDVKFEKTEWSGVFAGLDAERYNMAVNNLSYTKERADKYLYAAPIAQNPNVLVVKKDDNSIKSLDDIGGKSTEIVQGTTTAKQLEEYNKQHTDNPTVLNYTKADFQQILTRLSDGQFDYKIFDKIGVETVIKNQGLDNLKVIELPSDQQPYVYPLLAKGQDELKSFVDKRIQELYKDGTLEKLSKQFFGDTYLPAEADIK; this comes from the coding sequence ATGAAAAAAATCGTCAAATATTCATCTCTTGCTGCTCTAGGACTTGTTGCCGCAGGTGTACTAGCAGCTTGCTCAGGTGGTGAGAAGAAAGATGCTGCATCTGGTGAAGCAACATCTGGTAAAAAAGAAATCGTCGTAGCAACTAACGGATCACCAAAACCATTTATCTATGAAGAAAATGGTGAATTGACTGGTTACGAGATTGAAGTAGTCCGTGCTATCTTTAAAGACTCTGACAAGTACGATGTTAAGTTTGAAAAGACAGAGTGGTCAGGTGTTTTTGCGGGACTTGATGCTGAACGCTACAATATGGCTGTTAACAATCTTAGCTATACTAAGGAACGTGCGGATAAATACCTCTATGCAGCACCAATTGCCCAAAACCCTAACGTTCTCGTAGTTAAGAAAGATGATAACAGCATCAAATCGCTTGATGATATCGGTGGAAAATCTACTGAAATCGTGCAAGGAACAACAACAGCTAAACAGTTGGAAGAATACAACAAACAACACACAGATAACCCAACTGTTCTTAACTATACAAAAGCTGACTTTCAACAAATCCTGACTCGTTTGAGTGACGGACAATTTGACTACAAGATTTTTGACAAAATCGGTGTAGAGACAGTTATCAAGAACCAAGGTTTGGATAACTTGAAAGTCATCGAACTTCCAAGCGACCAACAACCTTACGTTTACCCACTTCTTGCAAAAGGTCAAGATGAGTTGAAATCATTTGTTGACAAACGTATCCAAGAACTCTACAAAGATGGAACTCTTGAAAAATTGTCTAAACAATTCTTCGGAGACACTTACCTTCCAGCAGAAGCTGACATTAAATAG
- a CDS encoding CPBP family intramembrane glutamic endopeptidase, translated as MKGKETKFYLGTILVLVSYYLIFNLVAKLDSMNQLSDFGFYGIQILLIVIEGIAATVVLVKSQCWKEYGRFEFRWSYLGIFFLFFMLMFLWVNITTRIFPSTQNGSAIVKEAANLTGISYFITRFLYGSLIAPIVEELVFRGLLMTALSKFKKRYVDIIVSSTFFSLIHVLQYGWVITDFIIYAGAGLLLCMLFRYTRSIYWSMALHILWNSFLIIVSLLVFGF; from the coding sequence ATGAAAGGAAAAGAAACGAAATTTTATCTAGGGACCATTTTGGTGCTTGTGTCCTATTACTTGATTTTTAATCTTGTAGCAAAATTAGACTCAATGAACCAGTTATCCGATTTTGGATTTTATGGGATTCAAATTTTATTGATAGTAATTGAGGGAATTGCTGCTACTGTGGTTCTTGTCAAGAGTCAATGTTGGAAAGAGTACGGTCGATTCGAGTTTCGCTGGTCCTATCTGGGTATCTTCTTTCTTTTCTTTATGTTGATGTTTTTGTGGGTAAATATAACGACTCGGATCTTTCCCAGTACGCAAAATGGGAGTGCAATAGTGAAAGAAGCAGCTAATTTGACAGGAATTAGTTACTTTATAACGCGTTTTCTCTATGGCAGTCTTATTGCTCCGATAGTTGAGGAGTTAGTCTTCCGTGGCCTTCTGATGACAGCCCTATCTAAATTTAAAAAGCGCTATGTTGATATAATTGTTTCCTCAACTTTCTTCAGTCTTATCCATGTTTTGCAATATGGATGGGTGATAACAGACTTCATCATTTATGCAGGAGCAGGTCTGCTACTCTGTATGCTCTTTCGCTATACACGTTCAATTTATTGGTCAATGGCACTCCACATCTTGTGGAATAGCTTTTTAATTATCGTCAGCTTATTGGTGTTTGGATTTTAG
- a CDS encoding AzlC family ABC transporter permease has protein sequence MKEKGFWEGVQAAMPTALGYVSIGLACGIIGAPYVTPVEMGLMSLFVYAGSAQFAMLALIAVQAPVAAIAMTVFLINLRLFLLSLHASTYFRHTSLWQNIGMSSLLTDETYGVLMGELAHTDKVHPMWMHGNNLNSYVAWFIGTVAGTALGGLLPNPEVFGLDFALVGMFIGIFTSQFQIMQRRVPVRNLLLILAVVAVSFFLLLTVVSQSLAVLFATLLGCTMGVVLDGQ, from the coding sequence ATGAAAGAAAAAGGATTTTGGGAAGGTGTACAGGCGGCTATGCCGACTGCCCTTGGCTATGTCAGCATTGGTCTAGCCTGTGGGATTATTGGCGCGCCTTATGTGACACCTGTTGAGATGGGCTTGATGAGCCTCTTTGTTTATGCTGGGAGCGCCCAGTTTGCCATGTTGGCACTGATTGCGGTCCAAGCGCCTGTGGCAGCTATTGCTATGACGGTCTTTTTGATCAACTTGCGACTCTTTTTGCTGAGCTTGCATGCATCGACCTATTTCCGTCATACTAGTCTCTGGCAAAACATCGGCATGTCCAGTCTCTTGACAGATGAGACTTACGGAGTTTTGATGGGAGAATTAGCCCATACAGACAAGGTCCATCCTATGTGGATGCACGGGAATAATCTCAATAGTTATGTAGCCTGGTTTATTGGGACAGTGGCGGGGACAGCTTTAGGTGGCCTTCTTCCAAATCCTGAAGTCTTTGGCTTAGACTTTGCCCTTGTCGGGATGTTTATCGGGATTTTTACTTCGCAATTTCAGATTATGCAAAGACGGGTTCCTGTACGGAATCTGCTGCTGATCCTAGCCGTTGTTGCGGTGTCCTTCTTTTTGCTCTTGACAGTAGTGTCTCAGTCGCTAGCTGTTCTGTTTGCGACCTTGCTAGGTTGTACCATGGGGGTGGTCTTAGATGGTCAGTAA
- a CDS encoding MetQ/NlpA family ABC transporter substrate-binding protein gives MKIKKWLGVAALATVAGLALAACGNSEKKADNETVVKIATVNRSGSEEKRWDKIQELVKKDGIKLEFTEFTDYSQPNKATADGEVDLNAFQHYNFLNNWNKENGKDLVAIADTYISPIRLYSGKNGEENKYTKVEEIPDKGEIAVPNDATNESRALYLLQSAGLIKLDVSGTELATIANIKENPKNLKITELDASQTARSLSSVDAAVVNNTFVTEAKLDYKKALFKEQADENSKQWYNIIVAKKDWESSPKADAIKKIIAAYHTDEVKKVIEETSDGLDQPVW, from the coding sequence ATGAAAATCAAAAAATGGCTCGGTGTAGCAGCTCTTGCTACAGTCGCAGGTTTGGCTCTTGCAGCTTGCGGAAATTCAGAAAAGAAAGCAGACAACGAAACAGTTGTTAAAATCGCAACAGTTAACCGCAGTGGTTCTGAAGAAAAACGTTGGGATAAAATCCAAGAATTGGTTAAAAAAGATGGTATTAAATTGGAATTCACAGAGTTCACTGACTACTCTCAACCAAACAAGGCAACTGCTGATGGCGAAGTAGACTTGAACGCCTTCCAACATTACAACTTCTTGAACAACTGGAACAAGGAAAATGGGAAAGACCTTGTAGCGATTGCAGATACGTACATCTCACCAATCCGCCTTTACTCAGGTAAAAATGGGGAAGAAAACAAGTACACTAAAGTAGAAGAAATCCCAGATAAGGGTGAAATCGCCGTACCAAACGATGCAACAAACGAAAGTCGCGCACTTTACTTGCTTCAATCAGCTGGTTTGATCAAATTGGATGTTTCAGGAACTGAACTTGCTACTATCGCAAACATCAAAGAAAATCCAAAGAACTTGAAGATTACTGAATTGGACGCTAGCCAAACAGCTCGTTCATTGTCATCAGTTGATGCTGCCGTTGTAAACAATACCTTCGTTACAGAAGCAAAATTGGACTACAAGAAAGCACTCTTCAAAGAACAAGCTGATGAAAACTCAAAACAATGGTACAACATCATCGTTGCGAAAAAAGATTGGGAATCATCACCTAAAGCGGATGCCATCAAGAAAATTATCGCAGCTTACCACACTGATGAAGTGAAAAAGGTTATCGAAGAAACATCAGACGGTTTGGACCAACCAGTTTGGTAA
- a CDS encoding CPBP family intramembrane glutamic endopeptidase — protein sequence MKKIISRHYFFVAFLLVIADQKCSGLVLRSDLATGLSDFAYYLSDMLLNFLVVLLAIIVMIWSGKWQKINSRKFKGVYLFYSFLALLAFVIWNFVTFYLFPPTKNEISYQLAIPTFTGATAFLMYFFYPVIAGPIFEEIIYRGLVVTALEKGKKWGLDVLGSATLFGISHISNHGWVLTDFFSYMGGGLIFAVLFRVTKSIYWPIGLHIVYNGIGQILPLLF from the coding sequence ATGAAAAAGATAATCTCACGTCACTACTTTTTTGTAGCTTTTCTACTAGTTATTGCTGACCAGAAGTGCAGTGGTCTAGTTTTACGCAGCGACCTTGCTACTGGTCTATCTGACTTTGCCTATTATTTGTCGGATATGCTGTTGAATTTTCTTGTGGTTCTGCTTGCTATTATTGTTATGATTTGGTCAGGGAAATGGCAGAAAATCAACAGTAGAAAATTTAAAGGGGTTTATCTTTTCTATTCCTTCCTAGCTCTTCTTGCTTTTGTTATTTGGAATTTCGTCACATTTTATCTTTTCCCACCTACCAAAAATGAAATTTCCTATCAACTCGCCATTCCTACTTTTACAGGAGCTACAGCATTTTTGATGTATTTTTTCTATCCTGTGATTGCAGGTCCCATTTTTGAAGAGATAATCTATCGTGGATTGGTGGTGACCGCTCTGGAAAAAGGGAAGAAATGGGGACTGGATGTGCTTGGTTCGGCAACTTTGTTTGGAATCTCACATATTAGTAACCATGGTTGGGTTTTGACAGACTTTTTCTCATATATGGGTGGTGGCCTCATATTTGCAGTCTTATTTAGAGTGACAAAGTCCATTTATTGGCCTATTGGACTGCATATAGTCTACAATGGCATTGGTCAAATTCTCCCCTTGTTGTTTTAG
- a CDS encoding M20 family metallopeptidase: protein MVFPSEQEQIEKFEKDHVAQHYFEVLRTLISKKSVFAQQVGLKEVANYLGEIFKRVGAEVEIDESHTAPFVMAHFKSSRPDAKTLIFYNHYDTVPADGDQVWTEDPFTLSVRNGFMYGRGVDDDKGHITARLSALRKYMQHHDDLPVNISFIMEGAEESASMDLDKYLEKHADKLRGADLLVWEQGTKNALEQLEISGGNKGIVTFDAKVKSADVDIHSSYGGVVESAPWYLIQVLSSLRAADGRILVEGLHDDVQEPNERELALVDTYAQRNPEEISRIYGLELPLLQEERAAFLKRFFFEPALNIEGIQSGYQGQGVKTILPAEASAKLEVRLVPGLEPHDVLEKIRKQLDKNGFDKVELYYTLGEMSYRSDMSAPAILNVIELAKKFYPQGVSVLPTTAGTGPMHTVFDALEVPMVAFGLGNANSRDHGGDENVRIADYYTHIELVEELIRSYE from the coding sequence ATGGTTTTTCCTAGTGAACAAGAACAGATTGAGAAATTTGAAAAGGATCATGTAGCCCAGCATTATTTTGAGGTTTTGCGTACCTTGATTTCCAAGAAATCAGTCTTTGCCCAGCAGGTTGGACTCAAAGAAGTCGCAAACTATCTGGGTGAGATTTTCAAGCGTGTAGGAGCTGAAGTGGAGATTGATGAGAGCCACACGGCGCCTTTTGTCATGGCGCATTTCAAGAGTTCGCGTCCAGATGCTAAGACTTTGATCTTCTATAATCACTATGACACTGTGCCAGCGGATGGGGATCAGGTGTGGACAGAGGATCCTTTTACTCTTTCGGTGCGAAATGGCTTCATGTATGGGCGTGGAGTTGACGACGACAAGGGTCATATCACAGCTCGGTTGAGTGCTCTGAGAAAGTATATGCAACACCATGATGACCTGCCTGTCAACATCAGCTTTATCATGGAAGGGGCAGAGGAGTCTGCTTCCATGGATCTAGATAAGTATTTAGAGAAACACGCAGACAAACTTCGTGGAGCGGACTTGCTAGTTTGGGAGCAAGGAACCAAAAATGCCTTGGAGCAGTTAGAAATTTCTGGTGGAAACAAGGGAATCGTGACCTTTGATGCAAAGGTGAAAAGTGCGGATGTGGACATTCACTCGAGTTATGGTGGTGTCGTGGAATCAGCTCCATGGTATCTTATCCAGGTCTTAAGTAGCCTACGCGCTGCAGATGGCCGTATATTGGTAGAAGGCTTGCACGATGATGTGCAAGAGCCAAATGAACGAGAACTAGCCTTGGTAGATACCTACGCCCAACGCAATCCTGAGGAAATCAGTCGCATTTATGGCTTGGAACTGCCTCTCTTACAAGAGGAACGTGCAGCCTTTCTCAAACGTTTCTTTTTCGAGCCAGCCCTTAATATCGAAGGGATTCAGTCAGGGTATCAGGGGCAAGGGGTTAAAACGATTTTGCCAGCAGAAGCCAGCGCCAAGCTAGAGGTTCGTTTGGTTCCTGGCCTAGAACCGCACGATGTTCTGGAAAAAATTCGGAAACAGCTAGACAAAAATGGCTTTGATAAGGTAGAATTATACTATACCTTGGGAGAGATGAGCTATCGAAGCGATATGAGCGCGCCAGCCATTCTCAATGTGATCGAGTTGGCCAAGAAATTCTATCCACAGGGCGTTTCAGTCTTGCCGACAACAGCGGGGACAGGACCTATGCATACGGTCTTTGATGCCCTAGAGGTACCAATGGTTGCCTTCGGTCTAGGAAATGCCAATAGCCGAGACCACGGTGGAGATGAAAACGTGCGAATCGCCGATTACTACACCCATATTGAATTAGTAGAGGAGCTGATTAGAAGCTATGAGTAG
- a CDS encoding methionine ABC transporter permease, with product MTEFIQTYLPNVYKMGWAGQAGWGTAIYLTLYMTVLSFIIGGFLGLVAGLFLVLTAPGGVLENKVIFWILDKITSIFRAVPFIILLAILSPLSHLIVKTSIGPNAALVPLSFAVFAFFARQVQVVLAELDGGVIEAAQASGATFWDIVGVYLSEGLPDLIRVTTVTLISLVGETAMAGAVGAGGIGNVAIAYGFNRFNHDVTVLATIIIILIIFTIQFLGDFLTKKLSHK from the coding sequence ATGACAGAGTTTATTCAAACTTACTTACCAAATGTCTATAAGATGGGCTGGGCTGGTCAGGCAGGCTGGGGAACAGCTATCTACCTAACTCTTTATATGACGGTTCTTTCCTTCATCATTGGAGGGTTCTTGGGACTGGTAGCAGGTCTCTTCCTTGTCTTGACTGCGCCAGGTGGTGTCTTGGAAAATAAGGTTATCTTTTGGATTTTAGACAAGATCACCTCCATTTTCCGTGCAGTTCCTTTCATCATCCTCTTGGCTATCTTGTCGCCACTTTCTCACTTGATTGTTAAGACTAGTATTGGGCCAAATGCAGCCCTTGTCCCACTTTCTTTTGCAGTCTTTGCCTTCTTTGCCCGTCAGGTGCAGGTTGTCTTGGCTGAGCTAGATGGCGGTGTCATTGAGGCGGCGCAGGCTAGTGGAGCGACCTTCTGGGACATCGTGGGTGTTTACCTATCAGAAGGTTTGCCAGATTTGATTCGTGTGACGACTGTAACCTTGATTTCCCTTGTCGGGGAAACAGCCATGGCTGGTGCGGTTGGAGCAGGTGGTATCGGTAACGTAGCCATTGCTTATGGATTTAACCGTTTCAATCACGATGTGACAGTCTTAGCAACCATTATTATCATCTTGATTATCTTTACAATCCAGTTCTTGGGAGATTTCTTGACCAAGAAATTAAGTCATAAATAA
- a CDS encoding methionine ABC transporter ATP-binding protein, whose amino-acid sequence MSRDIIKLDQIDVTFHQKKRTITAVKDVTIHIQEGDIYGIVGYSGAGKSTLVRVINLLQKPSAGKITIDNDVIFDGEVTLTAEQLRRKRQDIGMIFQHFNLMSQKTAEENVAFALKHSGLSKEEKKAKVAKLLDLVGLADRAENYPSQLSGGQKQRVAIARALANDPKILISDESTSALDPKTTKQILALLQDLNQKLGLTVVLITHEMQIVKDIANRVAVMQDGRLIEEGSVLEIFSDPKQPLTQDFISTATGIDEAMVKIEKQEIVEHLSENSILVQLKYAGASTDEPLLNELYKHYQVTANILYGNIEILDGTPVGELVVVLSGEKAALAGAQEAIRQAGVQLKVLKGGQ is encoded by the coding sequence ATGAGTAGAGATATTATCAAGTTAGATCAGATCGATGTGACCTTTCATCAAAAGAAGAGAACCATCACAGCGGTCAAGGATGTGACCATTCACATCCAAGAAGGGGATATCTACGGTATCGTTGGATATTCTGGAGCAGGGAAATCAACCCTTGTACGGGTGATTAACCTCTTGCAAAAGCCATCTGCAGGGAAAATTACCATTGATAACGACGTCATTTTTGACGGCGAGGTGACCTTGACTGCAGAGCAGTTGCGTCGTAAGCGTCAAGATATCGGGATGATTTTCCAACACTTCAATCTGATGAGTCAAAAGACAGCAGAGGAAAATGTAGCCTTTGCCCTCAAACACTCTGGACTCAGCAAGGAAGAAAAGAAAGCCAAGGTAGCTAAGTTGTTAGACTTGGTTGGTTTGGCAGATCGCGCTGAAAACTACCCTTCTCAACTTTCTGGAGGACAAAAACAGCGTGTGGCTATCGCGCGTGCCTTGGCCAATGATCCAAAAATCTTGATTTCAGATGAGTCAACGTCTGCCCTTGACCCTAAGACAACTAAGCAGATTTTAGCCTTGTTGCAAGATTTGAACCAAAAATTAGGTTTGACGGTTGTCTTGATTACGCATGAAATGCAGATTGTCAAGGATATTGCCAACCGTGTGGCAGTTATGCAGGATGGCCGTTTGATTGAAGAGGGCAGTGTTCTTGAAATCTTCTCAGATCCAAAACAACCTTTGACCCAGGACTTTATCTCAACAGCCACAGGTATTGACGAAGCCATGGTTAAGATTGAGAAGCAAGAAATCGTAGAACATTTATCTGAAAACAGTATCTTAGTGCAGCTCAAGTATGCAGGGGCTTCGACAGACGAGCCACTTTTGAATGAATTGTACAAACATTACCAAGTAACGGCTAATATCCTTTATGGAAATATCGAAATTCTCGATGGTACTCCCGTTGGAGAATTAGTGGTGGTCTTGTCAGGAGAAAAAGCAGCGCTAGCAGGTGCTCAAGAAGCCATTCGTCAAGCAGGTGTACAGCTAAAAGTATTGAAGGGAGGACAGTAG
- a CDS encoding MFS transporter, whose amino-acid sequence MKVFIQNRDFRQLTINQWISTVGDTIFYLAFLNYVADASFAPLAILLITISETVPQVLQIFMGVLADFQHHRVLKYTIISFVKFVLYSIVALSLSGQSFSLSLVFFICLMNLLSDTLSYFSGAMLTPIFIRIIGKEHLTEAIGFKQSTVSLVRTISNILGGILLGILSIQFISLLNALTFLIAFVGILFIKNDLLKVEKTISYQEGLSIKSFCQHLFQSSKLIWNMDRVIFILFIVSISQAVINVTVPISTLFLRNQPFLDLQTGQSLALLSTLELSALIVGSLVSGYLKNTISIKTALYASVVIQLLLLVGFATVHFGLILLFSSLDAFIAGLLSPRLQELVFKQIPEESMGAVQSSIGAITVVLPSLFTIVFVTIATSFGTLAVSFILLLLLLTAFGMLLNIRESI is encoded by the coding sequence ATGAAAGTATTTATTCAAAATAGAGATTTTAGGCAATTAACCATCAACCAGTGGATTTCAACGGTTGGGGATACGATTTTTTATCTTGCTTTTTTGAATTATGTGGCAGATGCTTCGTTTGCCCCCTTGGCGATTTTACTCATTACGATTTCAGAGACTGTTCCTCAAGTTCTGCAAATCTTTATGGGAGTTTTGGCTGACTTTCAACATCATCGTGTACTAAAATATACAATTATTAGTTTTGTCAAATTTGTACTTTATTCTATAGTGGCACTTTCGCTTTCAGGGCAGTCCTTTTCCTTATCGCTCGTATTCTTTATTTGTTTAATGAACCTCTTGTCGGATACATTGAGTTACTTTTCAGGAGCCATGCTAACCCCTATTTTTATAAGAATCATTGGGAAAGAACATCTGACAGAAGCCATTGGCTTTAAACAATCAACAGTTAGTTTAGTTCGGACAATCAGTAATATTCTAGGAGGGATTTTACTAGGAATTCTTTCCATTCAGTTCATTTCCTTGCTAAACGCTCTGACGTTTCTGATAGCATTTGTAGGTATTCTCTTCATAAAAAATGATCTTTTGAAAGTTGAAAAAACAATTAGCTATCAAGAAGGTCTTTCTATAAAATCGTTTTGCCAGCATTTGTTCCAATCATCGAAATTGATCTGGAATATGGATAGAGTGATCTTCATTTTATTTATCGTCTCTATCAGCCAAGCTGTGATCAATGTCACTGTTCCTATTTCAACTCTTTTTTTAAGAAACCAACCGTTTTTGGATTTACAAACTGGTCAATCACTCGCTTTGTTATCAACACTAGAATTGTCAGCACTTATTGTCGGAAGTCTTGTAAGTGGTTATCTGAAAAATACGATTTCTATAAAAACAGCTCTATACGCTTCGGTCGTCATCCAGTTACTCCTTCTAGTAGGATTTGCCACAGTTCATTTTGGCTTGATTCTGCTTTTCAGCTCCTTGGATGCCTTCATCGCCGGGTTACTCTCTCCTAGATTGCAAGAACTCGTCTTTAAACAAATACCTGAGGAATCAATGGGAGCGGTTCAATCCTCTATTGGTGCTATTACGGTTGTTTTACCAAGTCTATTCACAATCGTTTTCGTAACGATTGCTACAAGTTTTGGGACCCTAGCGGTCAGCTTTATTCTGTTACTATTGCTCCTAACCGCATTTGGCATGCTCTTGAACATTCGTGAGAGTATTTAG